The genomic window GGCTGGCGTTTCGACAGTTATTTGATGCGGATGGCTACGAAATTGTGGCAGTGAATGATTTAACGGATTCAGAAATGCTGGCCTACCTTTTAAAATATGATACGACGCAGGGCACATACCAATATGCGGATAACGTAAAGGCAGATGAAAATCATCTTGTTGTCAACGACAGAAAGATTAATGTCTATAGTGAGGTTGAGGCTTCCAAGCTACCCTGGAAACAATTGGGCGTAGATATTGTGCTTGAATGTTCCGGTGCTTACTTATCAAAAGAAAAAGCGCATTCGCATATTGTTGCGGGAGCAAAGAGGGTAGTCATTTCAGCTCCGGCTGGCAATGACATACCAACGGTTGTCTATGGTGTCAATGAACAAATCTTGACATCGGAAGACACAATTATATCCGCAGCATCCTGTTCCACAAACGCGCTAGCTCCAATGGTAAGAGCATTGAATGATTATGCGCCGGTCCAAAGCGGCATCATGACGGTTATCCATGGCTTTACAAATACCCAGATGCTGTTGGATGCGCCGCAGAAAAAGGGAAATTTCCGAAGGTCACGTGCGGCATCAACCAATATTATTCCTACTACTGCTGAAGCAGCTAAAGCGGTTGGTGGAGTTATTCCGGAACTGGACGGAAAACTTACGGGATCAGCTGTAAGGGTTCCTGTTCCCGTAGGGTGTTATCTTACACTTGCCGCTGTCGTTCAAGGGAACGGTATTACGGAGAAAAAGATCAATACCGCCATGCAAGAAGCTTCTTCCGAGTGGTTTGGCTATACGGAGGAAGAATATGTCTCTTCCGATATTGTCGGCATGACCTATGCTTCGCTATTTGATGCCACTCAGACATTGGTCAGCAAAGCCGGAGAAAATACGTATCAGGTCAGAGTTGCCGCTTGGTTTGACAATGAAAACTCTTTTGTAAGTCAAATGGTAAGAACAACTAAGTATTTAGCGAAATTAAACAAATTAACCGGATAATCATTTAGCTGACTGATAACAGAATGTTAGATAAGAATAGTAGGAATATATGGAAAATTTCAGTAACATCCCACTATGCTTATTCTAAAATTATATATTATCTCCGAGCCGGTTGGCCTAAAGTATACATGGTTACCGGCCAGGGCCTTGAGCCCTCGGGGTATGTCCGGAAACGGATATGCCTTCCCACTGAAAAGGAGGTGGTAATCTAAGTCATTCAGACCGGCAACGGTGCTGTTATATTTCAGATAGGGTGTTCTCTAAACAATGGGAAAACGTAGGGATACCCGACAATGCATTTACCAATGAAAAGGAGAAAGACTATGAACAGAAAATTGATTGCAAGTGTTTTGATGCTAATTGTTTTAATCGCTACGCTGACCGGCTGTAATTCAACAGCGTCTACGCCAAAAGATACGGCGGATAACACGGCGGCAAAAAAAACAGGCGTAAAAATCACAGTGGCAGCCGCAGCCGATTTAGCTCTTGCTTTTAAAGAAATTGGCGATTTATACGAAAAAACCACAGGCAATGAAGCGGAAATCACTTTCTCGTCCTCAGGAACAGCCAGAGAGCAGATTGCCAACGGCGCGCCTTATGATGTCTATGCCTCGGCCAACGTCAAGTATGTGGATGACTTGATCGCCCAGGACAAAATTATTGCCGACAGCAAAGAATTGTACGCCATAGGCCGGGTAGGCGCGGCAACCCTCAAAAGCAGTTCGCTTCAGGTTAAGGAAGCCAGCGATTTATTGAAACCGGAGTTCAAGAAAATAGCCATTGCCAATCCGGATCATGCCCCCTATGGTGTGGCGGCCAAGGAAGCCTTGGAATCCATGGGTTTATGGGATCAGCTTAAAGACAAATTGGTTTATGCCAAAGATATTCAGGACACGTTAACAATGATTAAAACAGGCAATGTCGAGGCAGGTTTTATCTCCTTGTCGGTGGTTAACAAAGACGAGGTCAACTTCCTGCTCTTTGATGATAAGCTTCATAACCCTTTAAAACAAGCAATCGCTGTTGTGAAAACGACGCAGCACGAACAAGAGGCCAGAGATTTTATCAAATTTGTGAATGGGGAGCAGGGCAGAGAGATCATGAAAAAGTATGGTTTTGTTCTGCCGGGTGAAGTCTAAAACAATGGATAATATCGATCTTTTTCCGCTCTTTTTATCCTTTCGGGTGGCATTAACCGCGACCTTAATTGGCATTGTCTGCGGTCTGCCCTTAGCCTATCTATTAGTTCGCCGTCAAGGGAGATTATCCGATTTTATTGATACGCTGACCAATCTTCCTGTAGTCTTGCCGCCGACCGTTCTGGGCTATTATCTGCTCGTCTTATTGGGACGCAGCTCTTGGATAGGCAGGTTTCTGGAAGAACAGTTCAATATCATGATAGTATTTACGACGACAGGGGCGGTTATTGCCGCCACTGTCGTTTCCATCCCTTATATGATCAAATCATCAAGAGCCGCACTCGCGGAAATCAATGAGGATTACATAAACGCTGCCAGGCTTTTGGGAAGATCCGAACTCAATATATTTGCGACGATTATGGTTCCAATTGCGTGGCGGGGCATTATCTCCGGCATTACCATGTCCTTTGCCAGGGCTCTGGGGGACTTTGGCACAACACTGATGGTCGCCGGTAGTATACCTGGTAAAACGCTTACCATGCCGATTGCCATCTATGACTCTTTGCAGGCCGGAAATTATGATATGGCCAATTTCCTTGTGCTGATCATGACCACGGTGGCCTTCGCGGTCTTATATATTGTCAACAGGTTGGAAAAACGGATCAAGAAGGGGTGAGGCAAGATGTTGGAGGTTACTATAGAAAAAACACTGGGTAATTTTACGCTGCAATCCTCTTTTAGCAGCGGCAATGGTGTTTTGGGGATACTCGGCTCATCAGGCTGCGGCAAGAGTCTGACTTTAAAATGCGTTGCGGGGCTCTATACGCCGGACAAAGGCACAATAAGACTTAACGGCAAAGAATTGTTCAATACAGAAACAAAAGTCAATGTTCTTCCCCGCCATCGGAATATCGGGTATGTATTTCAGAATTATGCCTTATTTCCGCATCTTACCGTTTATAAAAATATAGCCTATGGCGTCCAGCACCTGGATAAAAACAAACGTCATGAATTAGTTACGGAAATGATCGGCAAAATGCAGCTAAGCGGCCACGAAAAACAATACCCGTCCCAACTGTCGGGAGGGCAGCAGCAGCGGGTGGCTTTAGCCCGGACCCTGATCAACGAGCCGGAACTATTGCTGTTGGATGAGCCGTTTTCCGCCTTGGACAGTCATGTCAAGCAGATCCTGGAAAAGGAATTATTAAGTATTATTAAAAAGAATTATCATGGCATTGTACTTTTGGTTACGCATAATATTGAAGAAGCCTACCGTCTGTGTGACCGGATCTTGGTCGTGGATAAAGGGAAATCAATTCAAATCGGGGATAAGGAAGAAATTATTCGTTCTCCAGCGACAGTATCGGCTGCCAGAATTACTGGCTGCAAAAATTTCTTTGAAGTGGATGTTATTGGCGAAGAAGAAGGATATTTAAAGGTAAAATCCGAGAGTTTTTGCTTGAGAACAGCCAAAAGGAATAGTCGATTTTCAAAGAATATGATGGCGGGAATACGCGCTCATGATCTCAGGATATTACCGAATAAAATCGGAACCGCCAACACCTTTGAATGTCAGACTATAGATAAAATCGAGGGTATAGTATCCACGATATTGATTGTTGACTGCCAGGGAAAAACTTTGCAGGTGGAAATACCGAATAATGATTTTCATTGTTTAGCCCACTCTAAGGAACAAAAATTATGGCTTTATTTTCCTGAGGATAAGATTTTTTTAATGGATAAGGAACATAAGCACCGCTTAATTTAAATAAAAAGTAGCTTATAGCGTAATCGGACAGGTGATTTCTGCCTTGCCGAATTCGATAATATTTAAGTTGAGAGCAAAAACCATACCAGAGGGCCTTCGGTACTGGAATCACTTGGACTAAGTCGAGATTTAGCTGACAGCGCCCTTCGGGTAAGTTTTTCGCCGATGAACACCCTGAATGATATTGATGCATTAATTGAAACGATTATCAAATTTATGTTAAAGCATCGTCATTAATTTGGTGTAAATGCCGGTTAATTTGTATAAAAATATTGATTAAATATTGCAGTAGGAATAACATATGGTGCAGATGGTTGATAAGGAATATAATCTATGTACGGCTTAGATGCCGATATTTTTATTTCTTTAAGGGGTTTAAATGTTAAAGTACCGACTCGAAATTCAATTAGAAAAAGCGAAAGACCACGCCCGAAAGCTTAAGAAAGAAGTATTGGCCATATATCTTGCGTGCAAGAGAAAGGATGTTCCTTGGTATGCCAAGATTATTCCGGTTCTGGTTGTAGGATATGCTCTTAGCCCTATTGACCTTATCCCTGATTTTATACCAGTATTGGGCTACCTTTACGATCTTATCCTTGTGCCGCTTGGTATTGCCCTAGCAATTAAGCTGATACCCAAAGACAAGTTAGATGAATGTCGGTCACAGGCAGAAGAGACTTTTAAAAACGGGAAACCGAAAAATTGGGTGGCAGGCTTAATCATAATCCTATTATGGTTTCTCCTTGGCGCTTGGATAGTTGTAAAGTTTTTTGGAACGTATAGCTTTAATGAAATAAGTATTTCGAATCTATATTTTTTATTTTGTGGTAGCTTTTTAGCCGCTGCCATCTCAGGGGCAGCTGGTTTTGGAGGAGCTTTGCTTCTATTGCCTTTGCTGACATACACCATTGGAACAACAATGGCTGTGCCCGTTTTAACCTTAGCTCAGCTTATCGGAAACCTTTCAAGAGTTTCAATAGGATTCAGGCAAATCAAATGGAAGCCGGTTCTGATATTTATTGTTGGAGCAGTACCTGCGGCAATAGTAGGAGCATGCTTCTTTGCCATTGTTCCCACGGATATAATAACCCGTCTTATCGGTGGTTCGATAATTGTTTTTGTTGTCTTAAAGTATTTTAAACTTATTCAATTCAAGTCAGGAAACATTACTATGGTTTGCGGCGGGGTCTTGGTCGGCTTACTGTCAGGATTAGTTGGCAGTGCCGGGCCGATGGGAGCAGCAATTTTTCTATCCTTGAACCTGCCTCCCGTAGCTTATATTGCCAGCGAAGCGGTTACAGCAACTGCAATGCATATAGTAAAAACAATAGTTTACCAAAAGTATATCGGTATTGGAATGAAGGAAGTGGCCTTAGGTTTATTTATGGGAGTCGGCATGATCATAGGTACTTGGGCCGGTAAAAAATTTATAGAGAATATGCCCAAAGAAAAGTTTATCAAGTTTGTCGGTGTACTTTTATGCCTTGTTGGACTACAGATGATTGTTTTTGGTTAAACACAAAAAAAATAAATAATTT from Dehalobacter sp. includes these protein-coding regions:
- a CDS encoding sulfite exporter TauE/SafE family protein, whose protein sequence is MLLLPLLTYTIGTTMAVPVLTLAQLIGNLSRVSIGFRQIKWKPVLIFIVGAVPAAIVGACFFAIVPTDIITRLIGGSIIVFVVLKYFKLIQFKSGNITMVCGGVLVGLLSGLVGSAGPMGAAIFLSLNLPPVAYIASEAVTATAMHIVKTIVYQKYIGIGMKEVALGLFMGVGMIIGTWAGKKFIENMPKEKFIKFVGVLLCLVGLQMIVFG
- the gap gene encoding type I glyceraldehyde-3-phosphate dehydrogenase — protein: MSIKIAINGFGRMGRLAFRQLFDADGYEIVAVNDLTDSEMLAYLLKYDTTQGTYQYADNVKADENHLVVNDRKINVYSEVEASKLPWKQLGVDIVLECSGAYLSKEKAHSHIVAGAKRVVISAPAGNDIPTVVYGVNEQILTSEDTIISAASCSTNALAPMVRALNDYAPVQSGIMTVIHGFTNTQMLLDAPQKKGNFRRSRAASTNIIPTTAEAAKAVGGVIPELDGKLTGSAVRVPVPVGCYLTLAAVVQGNGITEKKINTAMQEASSEWFGYTEEEYVSSDIVGMTYASLFDATQTLVSKAGENTYQVRVAAWFDNENSFVSQMVRTTKYLAKLNKLTG
- the modA gene encoding molybdate ABC transporter substrate-binding protein codes for the protein MNRKLIASVLMLIVLIATLTGCNSTASTPKDTADNTAAKKTGVKITVAAAADLALAFKEIGDLYEKTTGNEAEITFSSSGTAREQIANGAPYDVYASANVKYVDDLIAQDKIIADSKELYAIGRVGAATLKSSSLQVKEASDLLKPEFKKIAIANPDHAPYGVAAKEALESMGLWDQLKDKLVYAKDIQDTLTMIKTGNVEAGFISLSVVNKDEVNFLLFDDKLHNPLKQAIAVVKTTQHEQEARDFIKFVNGEQGREIMKKYGFVLPGEV
- a CDS encoding ABC transporter ATP-binding protein, whose translation is MLEVTIEKTLGNFTLQSSFSSGNGVLGILGSSGCGKSLTLKCVAGLYTPDKGTIRLNGKELFNTETKVNVLPRHRNIGYVFQNYALFPHLTVYKNIAYGVQHLDKNKRHELVTEMIGKMQLSGHEKQYPSQLSGGQQQRVALARTLINEPELLLLDEPFSALDSHVKQILEKELLSIIKKNYHGIVLLVTHNIEEAYRLCDRILVVDKGKSIQIGDKEEIIRSPATVSAARITGCKNFFEVDVIGEEEGYLKVKSESFCLRTAKRNSRFSKNMMAGIRAHDLRILPNKIGTANTFECQTIDKIEGIVSTILIVDCQGKTLQVEIPNNDFHCLAHSKEQKLWLYFPEDKIFLMDKEHKHRLI
- the modB gene encoding molybdate ABC transporter permease subunit, producing MDNIDLFPLFLSFRVALTATLIGIVCGLPLAYLLVRRQGRLSDFIDTLTNLPVVLPPTVLGYYLLVLLGRSSWIGRFLEEQFNIMIVFTTTGAVIAATVVSIPYMIKSSRAALAEINEDYINAARLLGRSELNIFATIMVPIAWRGIISGITMSFARALGDFGTTLMVAGSIPGKTLTMPIAIYDSLQAGNYDMANFLVLIMTTVAFAVLYIVNRLEKRIKKG